A window of the Planctomycetaceae bacterium genome harbors these coding sequences:
- a CDS encoding SRPBCC domain-containing protein: MSNQQITSGSCEIDVNIAVEPGRVWKALTSESSAWWPMDFVTSERTKRFVIEPELGGRAFEDFGGGDGLVWYSVIGVDADRELVLAGHLLPPFGGPAMTSLRLTLSAAGRGTILKIRDDRFGVLGGEPPIEGWRHVFDNGLRQYLESSVPMR, translated from the coding sequence GTGTCGAATCAACAAATCACGAGCGGCTCCTGTGAGATCGATGTCAATATTGCCGTGGAGCCTGGACGCGTTTGGAAGGCATTGACGAGCGAGTCGTCTGCCTGGTGGCCCATGGACTTTGTTACGTCCGAACGGACAAAGCGTTTCGTGATCGAGCCTGAGCTCGGGGGTCGCGCGTTCGAAGATTTTGGTGGCGGCGATGGTCTTGTCTGGTACTCAGTGATCGGCGTTGATGCAGACCGGGAATTGGTTCTCGCTGGGCACTTGCTGCCCCCATTCGGCGGTCCGGCAATGACGTCGCTGCGGCTTACCCTTTCGGCAGCAGGACGTGGTACTATCCTGAAAATCCGGGATGACAGGTTTGGTGTTCTCGGAGGCGAGCCTCCCATCGAGGGGTGGCGACATGTTTTCGATAATGGTTTGCGTCAATACCTCGAATCGAGCGTGCCAATGCGGTAA
- a CDS encoding PLP-dependent transferase, translating to MTIPADRSDEMSSTNRNAEPSRMGSANAGSTRPSVAPIFQSAAFDVEDLNQLEDIAVGRTPGYIYTRDNNPNHVALADAMACLENAEAGAVFSSGMAAIASVFQTLGNNRGHVIMSRALYGRTIQLAERMQQQFGLNFTLVDQTVPSEFAAARTDQTCFALVETISNPLLEICDLDAVTAALGDVPLVVDATFTTPILIKCHDHGAAIVVHSASKYLNGHGDVMLGVASGSAEMMNQLRVTASIFGANANPFESWLCQRGLRTLPLRMKQVCATTRAIAERLVGHPAVGRVHYPLLNDHKSYELATSLYPNGTGGIISFELNGNGAEIVNRFMLASDSIPFSPSLADARTTISYPAGTSHRFLSENARRELGITNELVRLSVGLEPAELLIGELCQTLDTLL from the coding sequence ATGACGATCCCCGCTGATAGATCGGACGAGATGTCTTCAACCAATCGTAACGCCGAACCATCCCGGATGGGATCCGCAAACGCAGGATCGACACGCCCAAGTGTTGCGCCGATTTTTCAATCGGCTGCGTTTGATGTTGAAGACCTGAATCAGCTGGAGGATATCGCGGTCGGCAGAACTCCGGGGTATATTTACACTCGGGACAATAATCCAAATCATGTGGCTCTGGCGGATGCGATGGCCTGCCTGGAGAACGCCGAGGCCGGGGCCGTTTTTTCATCAGGCATGGCCGCCATTGCCAGTGTCTTTCAGACACTGGGTAATAATCGTGGCCACGTCATCATGTCCCGGGCTCTGTATGGTCGAACGATTCAGCTGGCTGAACGGATGCAGCAGCAGTTTGGATTGAACTTTACACTGGTGGACCAGACGGTGCCCTCCGAATTCGCGGCGGCCCGAACCGACCAAACGTGTTTCGCGCTGGTTGAAACGATTTCAAATCCCCTGCTGGAAATCTGTGATCTGGATGCTGTCACGGCAGCACTTGGCGATGTTCCACTGGTGGTGGATGCCACCTTCACCACGCCAATACTCATCAAGTGCCATGACCATGGTGCGGCCATTGTTGTACACAGCGCATCAAAATATCTGAATGGGCACGGGGATGTGATGCTGGGTGTTGCTTCCGGTTCCGCAGAAATGATGAATCAGCTTCGGGTGACAGCCAGCATTTTTGGCGCGAATGCTAACCCATTTGAATCATGGCTTTGCCAGCGAGGACTGCGAACGCTGCCTTTGCGAATGAAGCAGGTTTGCGCCACGACCCGGGCGATTGCAGAGCGGCTTGTTGGCCATCCTGCAGTTGGTCGTGTGCATTATCCTTTGCTGAACGACCATAAGTCTTACGAACTGGCCACCAGCCTTTACCCCAACGGTACCGGGGGCATCATTTCGTTTGAGCTCAATGGAAACGGTGCTGAAATTGTCAACCGATTCATGCTGGCCAGTGATTCGATCCCATTCTCTCCGTCGCTGGCCGATGCACGCACCACGATTTCTTACCCGGCCGGAACATCACATCGTTTCCTCAGTGAAAATGCTCGCAGGGAACTTGGCATCACTAACGAATTGGTGCGACTTTCTGTCGGTCTGGAGCCCGCTGAGTTGCTGATTGGTGAACTTTGCCAGACGCTGGACACACTGCTGTGA
- a CDS encoding inositol monophosphatase family protein, translating into MTSEITIALDAARQGGQILADYFYNGVTMRNKGVADLVSDADVNAERKIVEVIRSHFPTHSLLGEEETSGDTTAEHLWIIDPLDGTTNFAHHIPHFAVSIAYYRQQKPVCGVIWNPIREDLFLAESGNGATWNGKAIHVGLQQSMSDSLIGIGFYYDRGAMMEATLAAVEDCFRQQIHGVRRFGTASLDLAQVAMGCYGAYFEYQLSPWDFAAGRLLVEEAGGKVTTCRGEELPFRKTSVLASNGLLHAPVLAIAAKHLPEATTTTDNLQLQIGSASGCTFHQLPAFHHNGHHNGIELLRQHR; encoded by the coding sequence ATGACATCTGAAATCACAATTGCACTGGATGCTGCTCGACAGGGTGGCCAGATCCTCGCCGACTATTTCTACAATGGCGTCACGATGCGTAACAAAGGCGTTGCGGATCTTGTTTCTGATGCGGACGTCAATGCCGAGCGGAAGATAGTCGAAGTCATTCGCAGTCACTTTCCAACACACAGCCTGTTAGGTGAAGAGGAAACCAGCGGTGATACGACTGCCGAACATTTGTGGATCATCGACCCGCTCGATGGAACCACAAATTTCGCCCATCATATCCCGCACTTTGCTGTTTCCATTGCCTACTATCGCCAACAAAAACCTGTTTGCGGCGTCATCTGGAATCCAATTCGCGAAGATCTCTTTCTTGCCGAATCAGGCAACGGCGCAACATGGAATGGCAAGGCTATTCATGTTGGATTGCAACAATCGATGTCTGATTCATTGATTGGAATTGGTTTCTACTATGATCGGGGAGCGATGATGGAGGCGACGCTTGCAGCAGTTGAGGATTGCTTCCGGCAGCAGATTCACGGAGTCCGTCGGTTCGGGACAGCGTCTCTGGATTTGGCGCAGGTTGCGATGGGCTGCTACGGCGCTTATTTCGAATATCAGCTGTCTCCATGGGACTTCGCTGCTGGTCGGCTTCTGGTCGAAGAAGCGGGCGGCAAAGTGACGACGTGCCGCGGTGAGGAGTTGCCGTTCAGGAAAACCAGCGTTCTTGCATCCAACGGCCTGTTGCATGCCCCCGTTCTGGCGATCGCGGCAAAACACCTGCCGGAAGCTACCACTACGACAGATAACCTGCAGCTCCAGATCGGATCTGCTTCTGGCTGTACCTTCCATCAGCTTCCTGCATTTCACCATAACGGACATCACAATGGGATAGAACTCCTGCGCCAGCATCGATAG
- the selD gene encoding selenide, water dikinase SelD, which produces MNETNLPSRHVVLIGAGHTHLHVIRMWAERSIFDTRLTLVSTTPCATYSGMFPGVLAGLYEPDEMLIDLHQLTYNSGIHLIVDECTRIDSVSRRIHFGSDRPSIGFDVASIGIGSRPSRVDVAADHPGFVPVKPMFKAVRRLQQQVEKCVHHRRERNDSRGLQVAVVGGGAAGVEIAFCIQPFLHRILAESNCGTNPAQVTLIDSASRIMRGYREQTAHRAAGLLQARGIQLACQRRVVASRENALVFDDGSEHTFDIVVWCTSASPLPLNENTDLARAENGFILVDETLRSVDEKPIFAVGDCAEIRGNPVPRAGVYAVREGAVLWQNLQNLLHKEPLVRYRPQTDFLSLLAVGDGTAIGQYRCVTSHGAWLWKLKNRIDTRFMNMHRPMKNAPANSRSNTDMRRNSRLVFTADRGVQDFQMAPMRCRGCGGKTSADVLSEVLRQLREEYGDGDRDFLQPEDAAALSDSRSTVHALTVDMITAVVRDEWLAGRIAAVHAMSDLWARSVIPTVAMATVCLPPGPHHAQAATLHAVLSGAVREFRAANVVLAGGHTMDAGELAIGFTILGRTADGASPPQLSGKSGLTPGQNLILTKPLGSGVILAGREMHPHRRGDAANRSRRLEKYLVRSSAAAVENAITTMLQSNAEAARIARNYGATSVTDITGFGLAGHLIEMIDASNVSARLKLDAIPLIDGAAELFDAGICSTLDPKNRSVAGRMQVPDHPCDPLSVEIVFGPQRNERSHAVLVTECPQWHAMFDPQTSGGLLIAVDMDCTKPLINMLRSAGYLQAAVIGVVDSSTQ; this is translated from the coding sequence ATGAATGAAACAAACCTTCCGTCGCGGCATGTGGTGCTCATTGGCGCAGGACACACCCATCTGCACGTCATCAGGATGTGGGCAGAACGATCCATCTTCGACACGCGTCTGACCCTGGTTTCTACAACTCCCTGTGCAACTTACAGCGGGATGTTTCCGGGAGTCCTCGCTGGGCTGTATGAGCCCGATGAAATGCTGATCGATCTTCACCAGTTGACCTACAATTCTGGAATTCATCTAATCGTCGACGAATGTACAAGGATCGACAGTGTTTCCCGCAGAATTCACTTCGGGTCAGACCGGCCGTCCATTGGATTCGACGTAGCATCCATTGGAATTGGAAGCAGGCCGTCCAGAGTGGACGTGGCGGCAGATCATCCCGGCTTTGTGCCTGTCAAGCCGATGTTCAAAGCTGTCCGGCGGCTTCAGCAACAGGTTGAGAAGTGTGTCCATCATCGTCGAGAGAGAAATGATTCTCGCGGCTTGCAGGTTGCAGTCGTAGGAGGTGGCGCTGCGGGAGTTGAAATTGCATTTTGTATTCAGCCGTTTCTTCATCGAATACTTGCAGAAAGTAACTGCGGGACGAACCCGGCTCAGGTCACGCTCATTGATTCTGCATCTCGAATCATGCGAGGGTATCGTGAACAGACGGCCCATCGCGCTGCTGGACTGCTGCAAGCTCGGGGGATTCAGCTCGCCTGTCAGCGACGGGTCGTCGCGTCACGTGAAAACGCATTGGTATTCGACGACGGGAGTGAGCACACCTTCGATATTGTCGTCTGGTGTACCAGTGCGAGCCCTCTACCACTGAACGAGAACACGGATCTGGCTCGAGCCGAAAACGGGTTCATCCTGGTGGATGAAACGCTGCGATCAGTTGATGAGAAGCCCATCTTTGCTGTCGGAGACTGCGCAGAAATCCGCGGTAATCCCGTTCCTCGAGCCGGCGTTTACGCGGTACGAGAAGGAGCGGTGCTCTGGCAGAATTTGCAAAATTTGCTGCACAAAGAACCATTGGTTCGTTACCGACCGCAGACAGATTTTCTATCGCTGTTGGCGGTGGGCGATGGCACAGCGATTGGTCAGTATCGCTGCGTCACATCTCACGGGGCGTGGCTCTGGAAGCTAAAGAATCGTATTGATACACGATTCATGAACATGCATCGTCCCATGAAAAATGCCCCTGCCAACTCACGGTCAAACACAGACATGCGTCGGAACTCGCGCTTGGTGTTCACGGCTGATCGCGGTGTTCAGGATTTCCAAATGGCACCGATGCGTTGTCGGGGGTGTGGTGGAAAAACAAGTGCGGACGTACTGAGCGAAGTGCTTCGTCAATTGCGTGAAGAGTATGGCGATGGTGATCGAGATTTTCTGCAACCAGAAGATGCCGCCGCGCTTTCTGACAGTCGATCGACAGTTCATGCTCTGACTGTCGACATGATCACTGCCGTTGTAAGAGATGAGTGGCTGGCAGGCAGGATTGCTGCTGTGCATGCGATGAGCGATCTGTGGGCTAGATCTGTGATACCAACAGTGGCGATGGCAACGGTGTGCCTGCCTCCGGGACCTCACCACGCGCAGGCAGCAACGCTGCATGCCGTTTTGTCCGGGGCTGTTCGCGAATTTCGGGCAGCCAACGTCGTACTTGCCGGTGGCCATACGATGGATGCAGGTGAACTTGCCATTGGTTTCACGATTCTTGGAAGGACTGCTGATGGCGCGTCGCCCCCTCAGCTTTCTGGTAAGTCCGGATTGACTCCGGGCCAGAACCTGATCCTCACAAAGCCACTTGGGTCGGGTGTCATCCTCGCCGGCAGGGAAATGCATCCCCATCGTCGCGGGGATGCAGCAAACAGATCGCGTCGTCTGGAGAAGTATCTCGTTCGTTCATCGGCAGCTGCCGTCGAAAATGCCATCACCACCATGCTGCAGAGCAATGCAGAAGCTGCAAGAATTGCACGCAACTATGGTGCCACGTCTGTCACCGACATCACCGGATTTGGACTTGCCGGCCATTTGATTGAGATGATCGATGCCTCGAACGTCTCGGCCCGACTAAAGCTGGATGCGATCCCTTTGATCGATGGTGCCGCAGAATTATTCGACGCCGGTATCTGCAGTACGCTTGATCCGAAAAACCGCTCCGTTGCCGGTCGAATGCAAGTTCCGGATCATCCATGTGATCCGTTGAGCGTTGAAATCGTGTTCGGGCCGCAACGGAATGAACGATCTCATGCAGTTCTTGTGACGGAATGTCCACAATGGCACGCGATGTTTGATCCGCAAACCTCAGGTGGCCTATTGATCGCTGTCGATATGGATTGCACCAAACCGCTGATCAACATGCTGCGCTCGGCTGGATACCTGCAGGCAGCTGTCATCGGTGTGGTCGATTCATCCACTCAGTGA
- a CDS encoding trypsin-like peptidase domain-containing protein, whose translation MTVEVNCRSCHYRFHVNDEYAGKLIRCPECRIAVAVPKIGSPARGVKSEERTSQEVPSVRLSQPMRSASAPVRSVQRPPDRVRPDPSRYRQMSNQRTIMLTAAGVVLLGLVLIAGYMLGQSGNASDDPIADGNPSVDDGLHDNPAMAEANTAHQEPNDREPSTVAGNGTIEEAFPAPGPAVTAADQPVVANPGYDGAAFAGNSTAIAASPGNPGTPPINPSVDFESQDRTVMPAVPAFTDGQPSAPDQPSIENQPQTERRELNLADLIEKVQPSVVRVDVDSVQGSGHGSGFVIDAAGIIVTNYHVVEGATKAIVCFKNGDKIPVDGFLYLSAQKDIAILKINPNAGNHPLQAIQLSPSAPRQGTSVAALGAPYGLDFTVSEGIISAVRLAAELKESIGFDDHEGTWIQTTSPISPGNSGGPLVDRFGDVVAINTITMVVGQNLNFGISAEDIRQGMFQMLSSPMPVSPTSAPVRGHVAEPSENGELVDAVGTERALQLMKSLKTFRVLRVAKSYDVLGTVLTHVNSEARDALSKAGLRESVAANAMLLIMVNQQSAGTGSRLILKSQLLVEQRVAGQEQLVMIWEQTEEVGGISDQALFSGVLPSNLKKNIEKYFRNLRVEIAKAQKSSE comes from the coding sequence ATGACCGTTGAAGTTAACTGCCGAAGTTGCCACTACAGATTTCACGTCAACGATGAATATGCGGGCAAACTTATTCGGTGCCCGGAATGTCGCATCGCTGTCGCCGTGCCCAAAATTGGCTCCCCTGCCCGCGGCGTCAAATCCGAGGAACGGACGTCGCAGGAAGTTCCGTCAGTTCGACTGAGCCAGCCAATGCGTTCGGCGTCAGCGCCTGTGAGGTCCGTTCAGCGTCCGCCGGATCGCGTCAGGCCGGATCCATCCCGATACCGCCAGATGAGCAACCAGCGAACGATCATGTTGACTGCGGCAGGTGTGGTACTGCTGGGCCTGGTCCTGATTGCGGGCTACATGCTGGGGCAAAGTGGCAATGCTTCTGACGATCCGATTGCAGACGGAAATCCGAGCGTAGACGACGGCCTGCATGACAACCCGGCAATGGCGGAAGCAAACACGGCACATCAGGAACCAAACGATCGAGAGCCATCAACCGTGGCTGGAAACGGGACTATCGAGGAGGCGTTTCCGGCCCCTGGCCCGGCAGTCACCGCAGCAGATCAGCCAGTTGTCGCAAATCCCGGCTATGATGGGGCGGCGTTTGCAGGCAATTCGACAGCCATCGCGGCGTCACCCGGAAACCCAGGCACTCCACCGATCAATCCATCCGTGGATTTCGAATCACAAGACCGGACTGTGATGCCTGCTGTTCCCGCATTCACCGATGGCCAACCATCGGCTCCTGACCAGCCCTCGATCGAAAATCAGCCGCAAACAGAACGCCGAGAGCTGAACCTTGCCGACCTGATCGAGAAAGTCCAGCCGTCTGTGGTGCGCGTGGATGTCGATTCCGTCCAGGGTTCCGGACATGGCAGCGGCTTTGTAATCGATGCCGCGGGGATTATTGTGACGAACTACCACGTCGTTGAAGGCGCGACCAAAGCGATCGTGTGTTTCAAAAACGGCGACAAGATTCCTGTTGACGGATTCCTGTACCTCAGCGCGCAGAAAGACATCGCCATTCTGAAGATCAACCCGAATGCCGGGAATCATCCACTTCAGGCAATTCAGTTGTCTCCGTCTGCACCTCGACAAGGTACCAGTGTCGCAGCGCTTGGAGCACCTTATGGACTGGACTTCACTGTCAGTGAAGGGATCATCAGCGCTGTTCGCCTTGCGGCAGAACTGAAAGAATCCATCGGTTTTGATGATCACGAAGGGACGTGGATTCAAACGACGTCCCCGATTTCACCCGGAAACAGCGGCGGCCCGCTGGTTGATCGATTCGGCGATGTCGTGGCAATCAATACCATCACAATGGTCGTTGGGCAGAACCTGAATTTTGGCATCTCCGCTGAAGATATCCGGCAGGGAATGTTTCAAATGCTGAGCTCACCGATGCCGGTCTCACCCACGAGTGCACCAGTTCGGGGACATGTGGCCGAACCATCTGAAAATGGAGAACTCGTCGACGCTGTTGGTACCGAACGTGCCCTTCAGCTCATGAAGTCGCTGAAGACGTTTCGGGTGCTGCGGGTTGCGAAATCTTACGATGTGTTGGGAACAGTGCTGACACACGTGAACTCAGAAGCTCGCGATGCGCTGTCGAAAGCCGGACTCAGAGAATCCGTCGCCGCAAATGCGATGCTTCTGATTATGGTCAACCAACAATCGGCAGGCACCGGAAGTCGTTTGATTCTCAAGTCACAACTGCTGGTGGAGCAACGTGTGGCAGGGCAGGAGCAACTGGTGATGATTTGGGAACAAACCGAAGAAGTTGGCGGTATCAGCGATCAGGCCCTGTTCTCCGGAGTGTTGCCCTCCAACCTGAAAAAGAACATAGAGAAGTACTTCCGAAATCTGCGTGTTGAAATCGCAAAAGCCCAGAAAAGCTCCGAGTAG
- a CDS encoding DUF1552 domain-containing protein, with the protein MPHLFSRRRMLRGLGVTMALPWFESMSVWGDQSAQSRNPGSSAPVRTAILFAGNGFHGREWWAEPDGESLKLGKVLEPLQPFRERMLFIKGLYNAEALKGNIHSSQTGNLLSGAPLAAGGEIRSGTSVDQVIAQNFGHTTKVPSLVLGCEKANPSVHKNYSMLYSSHISWSSPTSPTPLEVYPALAFDRLFKDDVRRGDKSVLDAVLADAQDLRRTISASDQRKLDEYLESVREVEVRIEQSGKRGELQGWRPTLSGPNMPRPADGIPQDIAEHMKLMCDILVLAFQTDATRVCTLKLNNDHSSLRFPNLGVDYMIHHLLSHSDTDDWLKVNQFFLQQLSYIAGKLDRIQEGERSALDNSMLLMCSSMMNGGHDATQLPVVLVGGGGGQIQGGRVLNYREQENRQMCRLYLSMLQKTGLKLSSFGDASEPLAEV; encoded by the coding sequence ATGCCACATCTGTTTTCCCGTCGCAGAATGCTGCGTGGCCTGGGCGTCACCATGGCATTACCCTGGTTTGAGTCGATGAGTGTATGGGGGGATCAGTCTGCCCAATCCAGGAATCCCGGTAGTTCTGCTCCGGTCCGAACAGCCATTCTATTCGCCGGCAATGGATTCCATGGACGTGAATGGTGGGCTGAACCGGATGGCGAATCGCTGAAACTGGGGAAGGTTCTGGAACCACTGCAACCGTTCCGAGAACGGATGCTTTTCATTAAAGGGCTCTATAACGCGGAGGCCCTGAAAGGGAACATTCACAGTTCTCAAACGGGTAACCTGTTGTCGGGGGCTCCTCTGGCCGCTGGCGGAGAAATCAGATCGGGTACAAGTGTTGATCAGGTAATTGCGCAGAATTTTGGTCATACGACGAAGGTGCCAAGTCTTGTGCTGGGATGCGAGAAAGCCAATCCCTCCGTTCACAAGAACTATTCCATGCTTTACAGCTCGCACATTTCCTGGTCGTCGCCGACTTCTCCAACTCCGCTGGAGGTTTATCCTGCTCTGGCCTTCGATCGATTGTTTAAAGACGACGTGCGTCGGGGGGATAAAAGCGTTTTGGATGCTGTCCTTGCAGACGCACAGGATCTACGGCGTACGATCAGCGCGTCCGACCAGCGCAAACTGGATGAGTATCTCGAATCGGTTCGGGAGGTCGAAGTACGAATTGAACAATCGGGAAAACGCGGTGAGCTGCAGGGATGGCGGCCGACTCTTAGTGGCCCCAACATGCCGCGGCCTGCAGATGGGATTCCTCAGGACATCGCAGAACACATGAAGCTTATGTGCGACATCCTTGTCCTTGCGTTTCAAACCGACGCGACTCGCGTGTGCACATTGAAGCTGAATAATGACCATTCGTCACTGCGTTTTCCAAATCTGGGTGTGGACTACATGATCCACCATCTGCTTTCGCACTCCGATACCGACGACTGGCTGAAAGTGAATCAGTTCTTCCTGCAGCAGCTGTCGTATATTGCCGGCAAGCTCGATCGGATTCAGGAAGGCGAACGATCGGCTTTGGATAATTCGATGCTGCTGATGTGCTCCAGCATGATGAATGGTGGGCACGACGCGACGCAGCTTCCCGTTGTCCTGGTTGGGGGTGGAGGCGGCCAGATTCAGGGAGGTCGGGTTCTGAATTATCGGGAGCAGGAGAACCGACAAATGTGCCGGCTTTACCTGTCAATGCTACAGAAAACGGGGTTAAAGCTTTCATCGTTTGGTGACGCTTCAGAACCACTGGCGGAGGTTTGA